Proteins found in one Populus alba chromosome 14, ASM523922v2, whole genome shotgun sequence genomic segment:
- the LOC118054692 gene encoding protein transport protein sft2 — MQKTAQSWFTGGPTFNDQKSSSSSSSSPSLLSDWNAYAASQESDSSAPAFDLEAAVRTTSDKVSGTFNVVSKGVRDIPGSFQSSTINVPSGQSFVYFGILLAAGVFFVFIAFTMFLPVMVLVPQKFAICFTIGCALIVASFFALKGPKNQLAHMFSKERLPFTLGFISTMVGTVYVSMVLHSYILSVLFSVLQVLALSYYAISYFPGGSTGLKFLSSTFTASILRCFGR, encoded by the exons ATGCAGAAAACGGCACAATCGTGGTTCACGGGAGGCCCAACCTTCAACGACCAaaaatcctcctcctcctcctcctcttccccGTCTTTGCTATCAGATTGGAACGCTTACGCCGCTTCTCAGGAATCCGATTCCTCCGCTCCAGCTTTCGATCTCGAAGCCGCAGTCCGTACCACCAGCGACAAAGTATCCGGCACCTTCAACGT aGTTTCGAAAGGAGTCAGGGATATACCCGGGAGTTTTCAGTCTTCCACTATCAATGTTCCTTCTGGACAATCTTTCGTGTACTTTGGTATACTACTTGCTGCTGGAGTGTTCTTTGTCTTTATTGCATTCACCATGTTCCTTCCTGTCATGGTGTTGGTGCCTCAGAAATTCGCAATCTGCTTTACTATTGGTTGTGCCTTAATCGTTGCTTCATTCTTTGCACTCAAAGGCCCTAAGAATCAGCTTGCCCACATGTTTTCTAAAgag AGGCTCCCTTTCACTTTGGGATTTATCAGTACCATGGTAGGAACTGTATATGTTTCTATGGTGCTTCACAGTTACATCCTTTCTGTGCTCTTCTCCGTGTTACAG GTCCTCGCTCTATCGTATTATGCCATTTCTTATTTCCCTGGAGGATCTACTGGGCTGAAGTTTCTTTCTTCAACTTTTACCGCATCAATACTGAGATGTTTCGGAAGGTGA
- the LOC118054608 gene encoding uncharacterized membrane protein At3g27390 isoform X2, translating into MKVPVGFLATLWSFFSFLPFFFFLLILGLAKAAIIGPIALGIVVIGNSAVIIGLWIAHFLYTYYCVARTRRLGFVLKIAVLLLLPVPLVLWPVIGIGGSLLGGIGYGFFAPLLATFEAVGENVKDKFYHCFADGCLPTIKGTCTVVCDFTDFCFHSYFSYMDELCEKVPPEEKPMDVKLAKLPSCLLVILIAVPVDVLLITAVALWKSPYMLFRGWKRLLEDLIGREGPFLETEDSLMKGLGYILALVSLFDEYVNDFLYLREGSCLPRPRYRKNANPKPGEDNSLKTRRENSLNAQLISQKSRTLKWEIQQYKAVQVWDWLFKACEVNGRILLRDGLVSIQEIEECLVKGNCKKLSIKLPTWSVLHCLLVSAKSDSSGLVISDDVELARNNGPREKVFEWLIEPLLIMKEQIKNLKVEENEETCLKRLVIECENKRPEEWDGTGFPSNDNVRRAQLQAIIRRLQGIVASMSRFPTFRRRFRNMMKVLYVEAIQAGASASHIGVSLKSKYTGKSLIESGNGEGRNETDEVVYEAYDNGDVV; encoded by the exons ATGAAGGTTCCCGTTGGGTTTCTGGCTACCCTTTGgagcttcttctccttcttgcccttcttcttcttcctcctcatcCTTGGCCTTGCCAAAg CTGCGATAATTGGTCCCATCGCCCTGGGAATTGTTGTGATCGGTAATTCAGCTGTGATCATTGGTCTTTGGATTGCTCATTTCCTGTACACTTACTATTGTGTGGCAag AACCAGGAGGCTTGGTTTTGTCCTGAAGATTGCGGTGCTTTTGCTGTTGCCTGTGCCCTTGGTCCTTTGGCCAGTCATTGGAATTGGCGGAAGCCTTTTGGGTGGCATTGGATACGGGTTTTTTGCTCCTCTTCTTGCAACTTTTGAGGCTGTCGGGGAGAATGTCAAGGACAAATTCTACCACTGTTTTGCT GATGGTTGCTTGCCCACTATCAAAGGCACCTGCACAGTAGTGTGCGATTTTACAGATTTTTGCTTCCATTCTTACTTCTCTTACATGGATGAACTATGTGAGAAGGTCCCTCCAGAAGAGAAGCCGATGGATGTGAA GTTAGCAAAACTGCCAAGTTGCTTGCTGGTGATCCTGATCGCCGTGCCGGTTGATGTGCTTCTGATAACAGCTGTTGCTCTGTGGAAAAGCCCATACATGCTGTTTCGAGGATGGAAAAGGCTATTGGAAGATTTGATTGGTAGAGAAGGGCCATTCTTGGAGACG GAAGACTCGCTCATGAAGGGGCTTGGTTACATCTTGGCTTTGGTTTCATTATTTGACGAGTATGTGAATGATTTTCTCTACTTGAGGGAAGGATCATGCTTGCCAAG GCCCAGGTACCGTAAGAATGCAAACCCTAAGCCAGGAGAGGACAACAGCTTGAAGACAAGAAGAGAAAACTCGCTCAATGCGCAACTCATCTCGCAAAAGTCAAGAACACTGAAGTGGGAAATCCAGCAATACAAAGCAGTGCAG GTATGGGATTGGTTATTCAAAGCTTGTGAGGTAAACGGTAGGATACTCCTTCGTGATGGCCTGGTAAGTATCCAGGAAATTGAAGAATGCCTCGTGAAGGGTAACTGTAAGAAGCTGAGCATCAAATTACCTACTTGGTCCGTACTACATTGTCTGCTTGTATCTGCGAAGTCTGACTCATCTGGGCTGGTGATCT CTGATGATGTGGAGTTGGCAAGAAACAATGGACCAAGggaaaaggtgtttgagtggTTAATCGAACCGTTATTGATTATGAAAGAGCAAATAAAGAATCTGAAAgtagaagaaaatgaagaaacctGTCTGAAAAGGCTGGTTATTGAGTGCGAAAACAAGAGGCCCGAGGAGTGGGATGGAACTGGATTTCCATCCAATGACAATGTCAGAAGGGCACAGCTGCAAGCCATTATCAGAAg ACTGCAAGGGATTGTAGCTTCCATGTCCCGGTTTCCAACCTTCCGGCGTCGCTTTAGGAACATGATGAAGGTTTTGTACGTAGAGGCAATCCAGGCTGGTGCTTCAGCCAGTCATATTGGAGTATCATTAAAATCCAAATACACTGGCAAGAGCTTGATTGAATCTGGGAATGGAGAAGGTAGAAATGAAACTGATGAGGTAGTTTACGAGGCATATGACAACGGGGATGTAGTATGA
- the LOC118054608 gene encoding uncharacterized membrane protein At3g27390 isoform X1, with translation MKVPVGFLATLWSFFSFLPFFFFLLILGLAKAAIIGPIALGIVVIGNSAVIIGLWIAHFLYTYYCVARTRRLGFVLKIAVLLLLPVPLVLWPVIGIGGSLLGGIGYGFFAPLLATFEAVGENVKDKFYHCFADGCLPTIKGTCTVVCDFTDFCFHSYFSYMDELCEKVPPEEKPMDVKLAKLPSCLLVILIAVPVDVLLITAVALWKSPYMLFRGWKRLLEDLIGREGPFLETVCVPFAGLAIILWPLAVLGAVIGAIISSFFLALYSGVIVYQEDSLMKGLGYILALVSLFDEYVNDFLYLREGSCLPRPRYRKNANPKPGEDNSLKTRRENSLNAQLISQKSRTLKWEIQQYKAVQVWDWLFKACEVNGRILLRDGLVSIQEIEECLVKGNCKKLSIKLPTWSVLHCLLVSAKSDSSGLVISDDVELARNNGPREKVFEWLIEPLLIMKEQIKNLKVEENEETCLKRLVIECENKRPEEWDGTGFPSNDNVRRAQLQAIIRRLQGIVASMSRFPTFRRRFRNMMKVLYVEAIQAGASASHIGVSLKSKYTGKSLIESGNGEGRNETDEVVYEAYDNGDVV, from the exons ATGAAGGTTCCCGTTGGGTTTCTGGCTACCCTTTGgagcttcttctccttcttgcccttcttcttcttcctcctcatcCTTGGCCTTGCCAAAg CTGCGATAATTGGTCCCATCGCCCTGGGAATTGTTGTGATCGGTAATTCAGCTGTGATCATTGGTCTTTGGATTGCTCATTTCCTGTACACTTACTATTGTGTGGCAag AACCAGGAGGCTTGGTTTTGTCCTGAAGATTGCGGTGCTTTTGCTGTTGCCTGTGCCCTTGGTCCTTTGGCCAGTCATTGGAATTGGCGGAAGCCTTTTGGGTGGCATTGGATACGGGTTTTTTGCTCCTCTTCTTGCAACTTTTGAGGCTGTCGGGGAGAATGTCAAGGACAAATTCTACCACTGTTTTGCT GATGGTTGCTTGCCCACTATCAAAGGCACCTGCACAGTAGTGTGCGATTTTACAGATTTTTGCTTCCATTCTTACTTCTCTTACATGGATGAACTATGTGAGAAGGTCCCTCCAGAAGAGAAGCCGATGGATGTGAA GTTAGCAAAACTGCCAAGTTGCTTGCTGGTGATCCTGATCGCCGTGCCGGTTGATGTGCTTCTGATAACAGCTGTTGCTCTGTGGAAAAGCCCATACATGCTGTTTCGAGGATGGAAAAGGCTATTGGAAGATTTGATTGGTAGAGAAGGGCCATTCTTGGAGACGGTATGTGTTCCATTTGCTGGTCTGGCCATCATCTTGTGGCCTTTAGCTGTTTTAGGAGCTGTAATTGGAGCTATCATATCCAGCTTCTTCCTGGCACTTTACAGTGGAGTGATTGTCTATCAG GAAGACTCGCTCATGAAGGGGCTTGGTTACATCTTGGCTTTGGTTTCATTATTTGACGAGTATGTGAATGATTTTCTCTACTTGAGGGAAGGATCATGCTTGCCAAG GCCCAGGTACCGTAAGAATGCAAACCCTAAGCCAGGAGAGGACAACAGCTTGAAGACAAGAAGAGAAAACTCGCTCAATGCGCAACTCATCTCGCAAAAGTCAAGAACACTGAAGTGGGAAATCCAGCAATACAAAGCAGTGCAG GTATGGGATTGGTTATTCAAAGCTTGTGAGGTAAACGGTAGGATACTCCTTCGTGATGGCCTGGTAAGTATCCAGGAAATTGAAGAATGCCTCGTGAAGGGTAACTGTAAGAAGCTGAGCATCAAATTACCTACTTGGTCCGTACTACATTGTCTGCTTGTATCTGCGAAGTCTGACTCATCTGGGCTGGTGATCT CTGATGATGTGGAGTTGGCAAGAAACAATGGACCAAGggaaaaggtgtttgagtggTTAATCGAACCGTTATTGATTATGAAAGAGCAAATAAAGAATCTGAAAgtagaagaaaatgaagaaacctGTCTGAAAAGGCTGGTTATTGAGTGCGAAAACAAGAGGCCCGAGGAGTGGGATGGAACTGGATTTCCATCCAATGACAATGTCAGAAGGGCACAGCTGCAAGCCATTATCAGAAg ACTGCAAGGGATTGTAGCTTCCATGTCCCGGTTTCCAACCTTCCGGCGTCGCTTTAGGAACATGATGAAGGTTTTGTACGTAGAGGCAATCCAGGCTGGTGCTTCAGCCAGTCATATTGGAGTATCATTAAAATCCAAATACACTGGCAAGAGCTTGATTGAATCTGGGAATGGAGAAGGTAGAAATGAAACTGATGAGGTAGTTTACGAGGCATATGACAACGGGGATGTAGTATGA